In the Caenorhabditis elegans chromosome X genome, one interval contains:
- the Y81B9A.4 gene encoding NR LBD domain-containing protein (Predicted) — MLFLCPVGRFFENLNSSEYIVIKDYVGQDSLPDDLSQYLVNANDFQETVVDPFNDKKLPISKGVYLLRALLSEPHRYLARRDIFYRARIEILTKGVSDSEKVLIQFIMRSHCMMFAGLRKYRMDLTDWSDIRVFMKKEFQSTMSQLERDDIKSITNGEGSKMIF; from the exons ATGTTGTTTCTTTGTCCTGTGGGACGATTTTTCGAGAACTTGAATTCAAGCGAATACATCGTGATCAA AGATTACGTAGGGCAAGATTCGCTTCCTGACGATTTGAGTCAGTATTTGGTAAACGCTAATGATTTTCAGGAAACTGTTGTAGATCCTTT taatgataaaaaattgccgatttcaaAAGGAGTGTATCTACTTCGTGCACTTCTCAGTGAACCTCATAGGTATCTTGCTCGAAGAGATATATTTTATCGTGCGAG AATCGAAATTCTTACAAAGGGAGTTTCTGACAGTGAGAAAGTGTTGATACAATTCATCATGCGCAGTCACTGCATGATGTTCGCAGGACTACGGAAATATCGAATGGATCTTACTGACTGGTCCGATATCAGAGTATTCATGAAAAAGGAATTCCAATCGACCATGTCCCAACTTGAGCGAGACGATATCAAATCCATAACAAATGGTGAAG gttctaaaatgatattttag